TGGCAATCATCCAAAAAACAATTGACTGCCCAAGCTGTTTCAAAAGCTTTTTCAGGTCCTTATTTCGTTGCTTCATTACTACCCATCCAAAAGTGCTTCATTAAATTGATACCCTTTATAACTGACCTTGAAAAGGGCACTGTAAAGCGAAGGTATGAATAGCAAGGTGATAATGGTGCCAAATAGGAGTCCAATCATAATACTTATGGCCATTCCTTCCCACATTTCACCCCCGGAAAGGTAGAGGGGCACCAACCCCAAAATCGTTGTAAAAGTGGACAATAATATGGGTCGAAACCGTTGTAGGCAAGCCGCAATGACCGAATCCTGATTTGTTCTACCCGCGGCCAGTTCCACCTCCATACGGTCAATGAGGACAATGGCGTTATTGATTACAATACCGGCCAAGGAAATGACGCCCAAAAAGGGCATAAACCCAAAAGCTTCCTGAAAGACCAACAGTCCAATGACCACCCCAATTATCCCAAGGGGAATGGTTAGCACGACCATCGTCATTTTACGCACTGAATTGAATTGAATGATCAATAGCAATACAATAATAAATCCGGAAATAGGAAGATAGCCAATAATGGGACCCATATTCTCTGCGGTTTGCTCGGCATCGCCTCCCAATTCGTAGGTATATCCGGCGGGCCACGCCCCATTGACCTGTTCTTCCAACCAAGGAGTGACCACTGACATGATTGCGGAAGCATTGCCGCCCTCGCGCAATTCACTGCTTATATTGATGGTACGCCTCAAGTCCAGTCTTTTTATTTTGGCATATTGCCAAGTAGGTACTATTGAGGCAACTTGTAACAGGGGTACACTTTTACCACTGTTTTGCGAATACACATTTAAGGTTTCCAAGGAAGCCAGGGTTTGTTGCTGGCTATCGCCACTCCGCATGACAATAGGTATGGATTTATTGTCCTCCCTATACTCACCGGTTTGAAAACCGTCCAAAACTGTTTGTAGCGATGTGGCAATATCAGAACTGGTAATGCCCGCATTCTGGGCCCTGTTCTGATCAATTTCAATCAAAAACTTTTTACTCTTTGGGCCCCAGTCATCCTTAACATTCTTCGTGAAATCCACTCCCGATAACTTCTGCTTTACACTTTCCGCAATGGTGGAAAGTTCGTCCGGTTCCGGTCCGGATACTTTAATTTCTATCGGGGTTCCTCCACCGCCAGAACCCAATAACCCTACCTTGATATCCGCATTCGGAAAATTTCTAAAGGAATAGCCATCCAGCCGTTTTACCATTTCGGCATTTTCTTCAAAGGAAGTGGTGTTTACCAAAATATGGGCATAGTTTGAATTGGCCTCGTCCGGGGAGTAGCCCAAATCATAAGATTCGGGTCCTTCCCCAATGTAAGAGGACCAACTTACAATGCCTTTATCCCTTTCTGTATTGACTTTAAGGGAATCTGCCATGAAGCCTTCTATTTGGTTCACCACATCGGTGGTGCGTTCTATTTTGTTACCCTCGGGCAGATTAATGTCAATGGTAATCATGTTACGATCACTGTCCGGGAAAAAGATGAATGGGATAAAACCAAATCCGTACAGTGAAAGAAAGAAAGCCAAAAAAATGCCCACAATAACTTTGTATTTATGCTTTAGCGCCAATAATATCAAATCCTTATAATAGCCCTTGGCCGAGTTGATAACGCGATCCACAAGGCTGGGCTTTTGTTCACCCTTGGGCGCTACCTTTAGAAACATGTAGCAAAACATGGTAATTACGGTAAGTGCGATTAACCAAGACGACATTAACGCTATGGTTATCACCACAAAAATGGGCCCAACAATATCTCCCATGGTTGTTGGCGATAGGTAGAAGGCCAAAAATGCCGCTGAGGTGGTTAAAGTGGAAATCAATAATGGCATCCATAACTCGGAAAAGGCTTCTATTGCGGCCTTATACTTTTCCACACCCTGCTCGAGTTTTACCATAATGGTTTCGGCCACTACAATGGCATTATCAACCAACATCCCCAATGCCATAATAAGCGCTGCCAGGGTTACCTGGTTCAATCCCATATTGATAATGCCCATGAGCATCAAGGTCATGATGGTCACAATCGGAATTAAACTGGCAATGACGAATCCCGTACGGAAACCCAAAAAGACAAGCATGACCACCAATACGATGCTTATGGATTGCATGAGGTTCACCATAAAATCACTCACCTTTACATCTATGTAATCATCCAAAGAGGACACTCTGGTCAATTCCAGACCGACCGGAAGGCGATTTTGCCATTGGGTCACCACTTGATTTACTGCTTCGCCCAGGTAAACAATATTTTTATCTTCCTTGAGGTTAACATGCATGGTGATGGCTTCTTTTCCATCAACACTGACAATTTGTTTGGGAGGATCGATATATCCTTTTGTTACCGAGGTAATATCACCAAGTTTTACCGATTGGGACCCGTTCCCTACGGCAATCAACATATTTTGGATATCCTCAACGGAATCGAAATTACCGGTAGGCTCCAAAATAATACGCTCATCCCCCACATTGATCTGTCCCCCGGAACTTAAAATATTGGTCGCACCAATGCTTTGTTGCAACTTGGAAGCCGATAGGCCATATTCCTTTAAGCGGGTATTATCGAATTCCACAAAAACGCGTTCGTCCTGCACTCCGCCCAGTTCCACCTTGGCAGCATCGGGCAGTTTGATCAAATCGTCCTTGATATCATCGGCAAAGTCCTTCATTTCCGAATAACTGAACCCATCTGATGTTAAGCCCACAACAATGCCATAAACATCACCAATGCCATCATCATTTAAATTAGGGTTTACTCCCGATGGAAGGCCTTCAATAGCATTCAATTTCCGACGTAAACGGTCCCAGACGGACTGGAGCGTTTCTGGCGAGACCTCGTCCTTTAACGAAACACTTACCACAGAGAGCCCGGTCCGTGAAGTACTGGTTACTTCCTTAAGCTCCGGAAGCTCCTGCGCCACTTTTTCAACTTTGTCGGTGACCAATTGCTCAACCCGTTCAGGACTGGCCCCAGGAAACTGGGAAACCACCGTAGCCACGCGGACGGTGTAAGGTGGCATACTATCTTGGGATAAGCTGAAATACATATTGATCCCCAGCAGGATAATCGTTGCCAGCACCATAAAGGTGATGCGATTTTTGTCGATTGAGAATTTTGCTAAATTCATTGGGTGGATGGTTATGGTATTTTTATTGCAACCTAACTTCTTGGCCGTCCAAAAGGGTCTGTAATCCCGCAATTGCTATTCTTTGTCCCGAGGAAAGACCAGAGGTTACTTCAAACCCTTGGGCGGTTAAATTACCTAATTGAACTTCCTGCTTCTTTACTTTGGCCGTGTCCCCTTCTCCCTCCACCAGAAAAACAAAACGTCCGTTACTGTCCTCTCCCACGGCGTGGGCAGGAACAACCAAAACGTTGTCACTTGAATCGTAATCGCCAAAATCAAAAGTAACGTTGGCCGCCATGCCACTCTTTATCGCATCACTGGGATTGGTGACGATAACCCTTACCGGATAAGTAGACGTATTGGCATCCACGGCAGGGGCCACTTCCGATACCCTGCCTTTAAACTGGTCTTCCGCTATGGAGGTAAAGTCCACTACGACATCCATATTGGGATGTACCCCATTAATGATACTTTCCGGAATACCCAGGGTAATTTGCATATCCGTACCGGCATTTAAAACGGCAACGGACTGTCCCGGGCTTACATTCTCATCTATTTCGGCGGAAACAGAAGCTATGGTGCCATCTTCGGGCGCATAGATATAGCCATAATTGATCTGCTCCTGTTGGATTTCCACACCCCTTTTTGCAGACTTATAGCTCTCTTCCGCATTCCTAAAGGAATTTTTGGCTGCTTCAAAATCACTTAGGGAGGTACTTCCTTTTTCGTAAAGTGTTCGAACACGGTTGAGACTTAATTTGGCCGTATTTACTTGGGAGGCCGCACTGTTCAATTGTGTAATTGATTGTTCGTAAGCCAAACGGGACTGTACGTTGTCCAATTTGGCCAATAATTGGCCTTTTTTCACATTCTGGCCCAGTTTTAAATCGAACTGTGTAATAATACCGGAATTTCTAAAGCTAAGATTGATGATCTTATCCGTTCTGGCCGTACCACTAAACGTTCGGGACTTCTCTCCCCCCAAAAAACCAATCTCCATATATTTTACGGGACGAAGCGATTTTTCCTCTTTCTT
The sequence above is a segment of the Muricauda sp. SCSIO 64092 genome. Coding sequences within it:
- a CDS encoding efflux RND transporter permease subunit, which gives rise to MNLAKFSIDKNRITFMVLATIILLGINMYFSLSQDSMPPYTVRVATVVSQFPGASPERVEQLVTDKVEKVAQELPELKEVTSTSRTGLSVVSVSLKDEVSPETLQSVWDRLRRKLNAIEGLPSGVNPNLNDDGIGDVYGIVVGLTSDGFSYSEMKDFADDIKDDLIKLPDAAKVELGGVQDERVFVEFDNTRLKEYGLSASKLQQSIGATNILSSGGQINVGDERIILEPTGNFDSVEDIQNMLIAVGNGSQSVKLGDITSVTKGYIDPPKQIVSVDGKEAITMHVNLKEDKNIVYLGEAVNQVVTQWQNRLPVGLELTRVSSLDDYIDVKVSDFMVNLMQSISIVLVVMLVFLGFRTGFVIASLIPIVTIMTLMLMGIINMGLNQVTLAALIMALGMLVDNAIVVAETIMVKLEQGVEKYKAAIEAFSELWMPLLISTLTTSAAFLAFYLSPTTMGDIVGPIFVVITIALMSSWLIALTVITMFCYMFLKVAPKGEQKPSLVDRVINSAKGYYKDLILLALKHKYKVIVGIFLAFFLSLYGFGFIPFIFFPDSDRNMITIDINLPEGNKIERTTDVVNQIEGFMADSLKVNTERDKGIVSWSSYIGEGPESYDLGYSPDEANSNYAHILVNTTSFEENAEMVKRLDGYSFRNFPNADIKVGLLGSGGGGTPIEIKVSGPEPDELSTIAESVKQKLSGVDFTKNVKDDWGPKSKKFLIEIDQNRAQNAGITSSDIATSLQTVLDGFQTGEYREDNKSIPIVMRSGDSQQQTLASLETLNVYSQNSGKSVPLLQVASIVPTWQYAKIKRLDLRRTINISSELREGGNASAIMSVVTPWLEEQVNGAWPAGYTYELGGDAEQTAENMGPIIGYLPISGFIIVLLLIIQFNSVRKMTMVVLTIPLGIIGVVIGLLVFQEAFGFMPFLGVISLAGIVINNAIVLIDRMEVELAAGRTNQDSVIAACLQRFRPILLSTFTTILGLVPLYLSGGEMWEGMAISIMIGLLFGTIITLLFIPSLYSALFKVSYKGYQFNEALLDG
- a CDS encoding efflux RND transporter periplasmic adaptor subunit, encoding MKRIQQFGFLLALSMLLFSCGAEEKKEEKSLRPVKYMEIGFLGGEKSRTFSGTARTDKIINLSFRNSGIITQFDLKLGQNVKKGQLLAKLDNVQSRLAYEQSITQLNSAASQVNTAKLSLNRVRTLYEKGSTSLSDFEAAKNSFRNAEESYKSAKRGVEIQQEQINYGYIYAPEDGTIASVSAEIDENVSPGQSVAVLNAGTDMQITLGIPESIINGVHPNMDVVVDFTSIAEDQFKGRVSEVAPAVDANTSTYPVRVIVTNPSDAIKSGMAANVTFDFGDYDSSDNVLVVPAHAVGEDSNGRFVFLVEGEGDTAKVKKQEVQLGNLTAQGFEVTSGLSSGQRIAIAGLQTLLDGQEVRLQ